In Drosophila willistoni isolate 14030-0811.24 chromosome XR unlocalized genomic scaffold, UCI_dwil_1.1 Seg144, whole genome shotgun sequence, one DNA window encodes the following:
- the LOC6639400 gene encoding transmembrane protein 258, with the protein MDTMQRYVSPVNPAVFPHLATVLLIIGTFFTAWFFIFVVSKKNSKEKTLIKELLISLCASIFLGFGIVFLLLTVGIYV; encoded by the coding sequence ATGGATACCATGCAACGCTACGTCTCGCCTGTAAACCCAGCAGTATTTCCTCACCTGGCCACAGTTCTACTCATAATTGGAACCTTCTTTACGGCTTGGTTCTTCATATTCGTCGTCTCCAAGAAGAATAGCAAGGAAAAGACCCTGATCAAGGAGCTATTGATTAGTCTGTGTGCCTCAATATTCCTCGGCTTTGGCATTGTATTTCTGCTGCTAACTGTTGGCATTTATGTATGA
- the LOC6638550 gene encoding uncharacterized protein LOC6638550: MFAPRVFRLIRDRQLSVPVLRRCFHHEFSKPEPEQPQQAKNDDPKINKNLNLVNGVQNKYKIFRDDDAMEIFDVEEARQQEQQAETSDPLEDQYYGLNLKRGIHGVFDVEDLVELLRRENMDDIFVCYVPEELKYVDHLVICSGRSYRHMLASAEFVRRMFKIKRQKGDLLPRIEGGKSRDWMAMDMGNIALHIFSPKAREEYDLESLWAIGSQYDRESQKPQNPYGDIFMAPSTK; encoded by the exons ATGTTTGCGCCACGCGTATTTCGCCTAATTAGAGATAGACAACTAAGCGTTCCAGTGTTAAGACGCTGCTTTCATCATGAATTCAGCAAACCCGAGCCGGAACAGCCACAACAAGCCAAGAACGACGATCCCAAAAT CAATAAAAACTTAAATCTAGTTAACGGAGtgcaaaataaatacaaaatctTTCGCGATGACGATGCCATGGAGATATTCGATGTGGAGGAGGCACGTCAACAGGAACAACAAGCTGAAACCAGTGATCCTCTGGAGGATCAGTATTATGGTCTAAATCTAAAAA GGGGCATCCATGGCGTCTTTGATGTCGAGGACTTAGTGGAATTGCTGCGCAGAGAGAATATGGACGATATATTCGTGTGCTACGTGCCAGAGGAATTGAAATATGTCGACCACTTGGTCATATGCAGTGGTCGCAGCTATAGACACATGTTGGCCTCGGCGGAATTTGTGCGACGCATGTTTAAGATTAAGCGGCAGAAGGGTGATCTCCTGCCCCGCATAGAGGGGGGCAAAAGTCGCGATTGGATGGCCATGGATATGGGAAATATTGCCCTGCATATATTCTCGCCCAAGGCCCGAGAAGAATATGATTTGGAGTCTCTATGGGCCATAGGCTCACAATACGATCGCGAGAGTCAAAAGCCACAGAATCCCTATGGTGATATATTCATGGCGCCATCAACTAAATAA
- the LOC6639402 gene encoding tyrosine-protein phosphatase non-receptor type 61F, which translates to MSEQQTKSATPQPPTAATAARQIVSEYNNKKTGSGWHRYYKEICEKCERYAKGQQFTTLESERPQNRSLNRYRDVNPYDHSRIILQRGSVDYINANLVKLVRADRQYILTQGPLEQTVEHFWLMIWEQNSRAILMLNKLMEKKQIKCHLYWPNQLGEELKLSKVKLTVELVRCETYQNFVRRWFKLTDLESETSREIMQFHYTTWPDFAIPSSPDAFLKFLQQVRDSGGLSPDVGPAVVHCSAGIGRSGTFCLVDCCLVLVDKFGECNVSQILCELRSYRMGLIQTSDQLDFSYQAIIEGIEKLNDPTFLDAEEPLLGNDTDIAIQDELPPPLPPRTCSRSLPPAPNTGGVLTLNMRAAKANGQDDGQVPPCDIIGNKPASKDALNNFIHQHEIINAEVADSLRRPLPPLPSRLDSDSDDDDDDDDYGNHNDDDDDDDDDDDDVDDDDDDDENDEADDDVADDMEDLLEADFDNLNSSELESMNGNLSQSQSTAAATAKTALKSDDVNANSEKPTATAAEQHHKVNGIDLGSPETELKRRKRNEYQATLEQKVNDIKRKKRENEDSQQAAKKRRRENRSKSMPIPKKKNKKALPAISMH; encoded by the exons ATGAGTgaacagcaaacaaaaagtGCGACGCCTCAGCCGCCAACTGCAGCGACGGCCGCCAGGCAAATAGTTTCAGAatacaataataaaaagaCTGGATCGGGTTGGCATCGCTACTACAAG GAAATCTGTGAGAAATGCGAACGTTATGCAAAAGGTCAACAGTTCACCACATTGGAATCGGAACGACCTCAAAATCGTTCTCTGAATCGTTATCGCGATGTAAATCCCTACGATCATTCTAGAATTATTTTACAACGCGGCTCTGTCGACTATATAAATGCCAATTTGGTTAAG CTGGTTCGTGCCGATCGTCAGTATATATTGACACAAGGACCACTAGAACAAACAGTTGAGCATTTCTGGTTAATGATATGGGAGCAAAATAGTCGTGCCATCTTAATGCTTAACAAACTGATGGAAAAGAAGCAGATCAAATGTCATTTATATTGGCCAAATCAACTAGGCGAAGAGCTCAAGCTGAGCAAGGTCAAACTAACAGTGGAGCTAGTACGTTGCGAGACCTATCAGAACTTTGTGCGACGGTGGTTTAA ACTCACTGATTTAGAATCGGAGACAAGTCGCGAGATTATGCAATTCCATTATACAACTTGGCCAGATTTTGCTATACCAAGTTCACCTGATGCATTCTTAAAGTTCTTGCAGCAAGTACGTGATTCTGGTGGCTTGTCCCCCGATGTGGGACCTGCTGTGGTTCATTGTAGCGCCGGAATTGGACGTTCTGGAACATTTTGTTTGGTCGATTGTTGTCTAGTATTGGTTGATAAGTTCGGTGAATGCAATGTCTCACAGATTCTATGCGAATTGCGTAGCTATCGCATGGGCTTGATACAGACATCCGATCAATTGGACTTCTCATATCAGGCCATCATCGAGGGCATCGAAAAGCTAAATGATCCC ACTTTTCTCGACGCCGAAGAACCTCTACTTGGCAATGACACGGATATTGCTATACAAGATGAATTGCCACCGCCACTGCCACCGCGTACGTGTTCACGCTCATTGCCCCCGGCACCCAATACTGGTGGCGTTCTAACGCTGAATATGCGTGCAGCCAAAGCGAATGGCCAGGACGATGGTCAAGTGCCGCCGTGTGACATTATTGGAAATAAACCAGCCAGCAAAGATGCCCTCAACAATTTTATCCATCAACATGAAATTATAAATGCCGAGGTAGCTGATAGTTTGCGCCGTCCATTGCCCCCGTTGCCTTCCCGGCTCGATTCCGAcagcgatgatgatgatgacgacgacgactacggCAAtcacaatgatgatgatgacgatgacgacgacgatgatgatgacgtcgacgacgacgacgatgatgatgagaatGACGAAGCCGACGACGATGTGGCCGATGACATGGAAGATCTTTTGGAGGCAGACTTTGATAATCTAAATAGCAGCGAGCTAGAATCGATGAATGGAAATCTATCGCAATCCCAATCCACAGCGGCGGCGACAGCTAAGACAGCGCTGAAATCGGATGATGTGAATGCCAATAGTGAGaagccaacagcaacagcggcAGAACAACATCATAAGGTCAATGGCATTGATCTGGGCAG CCCGGAAACTGAGTTGAAGCGGCGAAAACGCAACGAGTATCAGGCCACTCTGGAGCAGAAGGTCAACGACATCAAGCGAAAGAAACGGGAGAATGAGGATAGCCAGCAGGCGGCAAAAAAACGAAG ACGCGAAAACCGCAGCAAATCAATGCCCATcccaaagaaaaagaataaaaaagcCCTCCCAGCCATCTCAATGCACTAA
- the LOC6639401 gene encoding tumor susceptibility gene 101 protein — protein MPAVEETQIVKYLSKYKYVAATKKDVVDVVTTYRSLSYDLQKFVFNDGTSKDLFTLQGTIPVVYKSNTYFIPICIWLMDTHPQNAPMCFVKPTPTMQIKVSMYVDHNGKVYLPYLHDWQPHSSDLLSLIQVMIVTFGDHPPVYSKPKEQQVTPPYPNNSFMPQPGGAMGGPGASNMFLPYPSAGGNFPPYPTGNANFGPYPPAPGGAAAGGAGGYPPYMNYPQTAGGGGGYPPAGGYSPSMNATSTGTITEEHIKASLISAVEDKLRRRIQEKVNQYQAEIETLNRTKQELVEGSAKIDAIIQRLEREQVDMQKNINVLRDKEQELEKSLESLENAEPIDPDEAVTTTAPLYRQLLNAYADESATEDAIYYLGEGLRGGVIDLETFLKHVRTLSRKQFILRATMQKCRQKAGLAG, from the exons ATGCCAGCAGTCGAGGAGACTCAAATCGTAAAGTATCTATCAAAG TATAAATATGTGGCGGCCACCAAAAAGGATGTGGTGGATGTTGTCACGACATATCGGAGCTTAAGTTACGATTTACAGAAATTCG TCTTCAACGATGGAACATCCAAGGACTTATTCACATTGCAAGGCACCATACCCGTTGTATACAAGA GCAACACCTATTTCATTCCCATTTGCATATGGCTAATGGACACTCATCCACAAAATGCCCCAATGTGCTTTGTGAAGCCCACTCCTACCATGCAGATCAAGGTGTCCATGTATGTGGATCATAATGGCAAAGTCTACTTGCCATATCTTCATGACTGGCAGCCCCATTCATCCGATTTGCTATCGCTAATCCAGGTGATGATTGTGACATTTGGCGATCATCCGCCAGTATATTCAAAGCCCAAGGAACAACAAGTGACACCGCCATATCCCAACAATT CTTTTATGCCGCAACCAGGTGGTGCCATGGGAGGTCCTGGAGCAAGTAATATGTTTCTGCCTTATCCCAGTGCTGGTGGCAATTTTCCGCCATATCCCACAGGTAACGCCAATTTCGGTCCCTATCCACCAGCACCTGGAGGTGCAGCAGCAGGAGGTGCTGGTGGCTATCCACCATACATGAATTATCCACAAAcagctggtggtggtggaggttATCCACCAGCTGGCGGCTAT AGCCCATCGATGAATGCTACTTCAACTGGCACAATTACCGAAGAGCACATCAAAGCATCACTAATCAGCGCTGTCGAGGACAAACTGCGTCGCCGCATACAGGAGAAGGTGAACCAGTATCAGGCTGAAATCGAGACATTAAATCGCACCAAACAGGAACTGGTTGAGGGTAGTGCGAAAATTGATGCCATCATTCAGCGATTGGAACGAGAGCAAGTGGATATGCAGAAAAACATAAATGTGTTGCGCGACAAGGAACAGGAGCTGGAGAAGAGCCTGGAAAGTTTGGAGAATGCAGAGCCCATCGATCCAGATGAGGCAGTGACTACCACAGCGCCATTATATAGACA ATTGTTAAACGCTTACGCCGATGAATCTGCCACCGAGGATGCCATTTATTATTTGGGCGAGGGACTGCGAGGCGGCGTAATTGACTTGGAGACATTCTTAAAGCATGTGCGCACATTGTCGCGCAAACAGTTCATATTGAGGGCCACCATGCAAAAGTGTAGACAAAAGGCTGGCTTAGCCGGCTAA
- the LOC6639398 gene encoding uncharacterized protein LOC6639398: MSFIVKLLERTQLTHSQVEDVKPFIYAHSKWLEDELELDIVVTSSNLPYRGSLKFNDIRTAAEELDQPYEEFFEECKKALTTNMGLTGFDYEVSSPDSQTTATTPEAVFKLFKCSGYETLYLDIPLRKVSNCFSLLDAAIEQTNDSNSSSVLGKDSQVLVEYEKFIQETKSREAKMLKKFLLLINEKKAKIEELELKLEKARGRRPTAEKEDSDTDKELEQVEQDEPGEEDEEEDIYGGPTQAMNV, encoded by the coding sequence ATGAGTTTCATTGTGAAATTATTAGAACGCACTCAACTCACACATAGTCAGGTGGAAGATGTGAAGCCATTTATTTATGCCCACAGCAAATGGCTGGAGGATGAACTGGAATTGGATATTGTAGTTACCAGCAGTAATCTTCCGTACCGTGGATCACTTAAATTCAATGATATTCGTACCGCTGCCGAAGAATTGGATCAGCCGTATGAAGAGTTCTTTGAGGAGTGCAAGAAGGCCCTCACCACCAACATGGGTCTGACGGGATTCGATTATGAAGTCAGTTCTCCTGACAGCCagacgacggcgacgacgcCGGAGGCAGTATTCAAGCTATTCAAGTGTTCTGGCTATGAAACACTTTATCTGGATATTCCGCTTCGCAAAGTCTCCAACTGTTTCAGTTTATTGGATGCAGCTATAGAACAAACCAATGATTCCAATTCCTCTAGTGTGCTGGGAAAGGACTCTCAAGTTCTTGTAGAATATGAAAAGTTCATACAGGAGACCAAATCTAGGGAAGCGAAAATGCTGAAAAAGTTTTTACTCTTGATCAATGAGAAGAAAGCAAAAATTGAAGAACTGGAATTGAAGTTAGAAAAAGCGAGAGGTCGTCGACCAACCGCAGAGAAGGAGGATAGTGATACGGATAAAGAGCTCGAACAAGTGGAGCAAGACGAACCTGGGGAGgaggatgaggaggaggaTATCTATGGTGGTCCCACACAGGCCATGAATGtataa
- the LOC6639399 gene encoding putative uncharacterized protein DDB_G0277255, which translates to MPCDNAKTSSDIEHVDWNSSGQPYANVRFGSGSSQASQNSGDICRICHCESDPQNPLLTPCYCSGSLKYVHQACLQQWLTASETNSCELCKFPFIMHTKIKPFNEWRSLDISGIERRRLCCSVLFHLAAALCVIWSLCVLIERAADDVQRGQIDWPFWTKLAVVTVGLTGGFVFMYIQCKAYLHLCHRWKARNRILLIQNAPEKIHPLAPPSPVAGSHHQQQQHFSESMGQGSGAGTVEINNIGGSAGDGSSCAANLENGAASSMAGGGFGGGGGLLQQRLPLPPHSNGSSCAAGTQTEDSMNVQQQQHHQHPEHQLHQEDQQHQLELEQGDQQHHLHHHHHLGQVAVAANIECSQSQHNYDRDWALDDVVSQISSFRPCPQGSGSMTPFHDSIHNVLEHSESSSRGSNTDLCAGSRQDLSASGLSTDTGRENALQLSSFSGSGEHKAPSISSGVSHAVANGLGGFVYKPHQTKRYSNSSIFLENRDILNDNGLGQAQPYDFCTPPKMMDYSQQLGCCLTDCLDKLDKKDHPTDVVLDMDLPTSPLSPPAAYASHHHQQQQQQQQQQQQQQLIRKQHRSFDAGVDEVVDNGPNRQANHSSADIQMDRSRLFFKSLPNLSSSCESLIKK; encoded by the exons ATGCCTTGCGATAATGCGAAAACTTCATCCGACATTGAGCATGTGGATTGGAATAGTTCGGGTCAGCCCTATGCGAATGTCAG aTTCGGTTCCGGTTCGAGTCAGGCCTCGCAGAATAGCGGCGACATTTGTCGGATCTGCCATTGCGAGAGCGATCCACAGAATCCGTTGCTAACGCCGTGCTATTGCTCGGGCAGCCTCAAGTATGTGCATCAGGCCTGTCTCCAGCAATGGCTGACTGCATCTGAGACGAATTCATGTGAGCTCTGCAAATTTCCATTCATCATGCATACCAAAATCAAGCCATTCAACGAG tgGCGCAGCCTTGACATCTCCGGAATTGAACGGCGGCGTCTCTGCTGCTCGGTGCTTTTCCACTTGGCTGCTGCCTTGTGTGTCATTTGGTCGCTGTGCGTGCTCATCGAGCGGGCAGCGGATGATGTCCAACGTGGTCAGATAG ATTGGCCCTTCTGGACGAAATTGGCTGTGGTTACGGTGGGTCTAACCGGCGGCTTTGTCTTTATGTATATCCAATGTAAAGCCTACTTGCATCTCTGTCATCGTTGGAAGGCACGCAACAG AATTCTACTTATCCAAAATGCCCCAGAGAAGATTCATCCCTTGGCTCCACCCTCGCCTGTGGCGGGAAgccatcatcagcagcagcagcactttAGTGAGTCGATGGGTCAGGGGTCAGGAGCCGGTACAGTCGAGATTAACAATATAGGCGGATCTGCCGGAGATGGATCTTCGTGCGCGGCTAATTTAGAAAATGGAGCTGCTTCCTCAATGGCGGGTGGAGGCTTTGGGGGAGGCGGCGGACTGCTGCAACAACGTCTCCCTTTGCCTCCACACAGCAATGGCAGCAGCTGTGCGGCTGGTACCCAAACCGAGGACTCTATGAAtgtgcagcaacaacagcatcaTCAACACCCAGAGCATCAGCTTCACCAGGAGGATCAGCAGCATCAACTGGAACTGGAGCAGGGTGATCAGCAGCATCAcctccatcatcatcatcatctgggCCAAGTGGCCGTCGCTGCCAATATCGAGTGCTCTCAATCTCAACATAATTATGACCGAGATTGGGCCCTAGACGACGTCGTCTCGCAGATCTCCTCGTTTCGTCCTTGCCCGCAGGGTTCGGGTAGCATGACACCGTTCCATGACTCCATACACAATGTCCTCGAGCACTCGGAGAGCTCCAGTCGTGGCTCCAACACAGATCTGTGTGCCGGCTCAAGGCAAGATCTGAGCGCCTCGGGTCTATCCACAGACACGGGTCGGGAAAATGCCCTTCAATTGAGCAGTTTCAGTG GCAGCGGAGAGCACAAGGCTCCGTCAATCAGCAGCGGTGTCTCTCATGCTGTGGCCAATGGCTTGGGGGGATTTGTCTACAAGCCGCATCAGACGAAACGCTATTCCAATTCGTCCATCTTTCTGGAGAATCGTGATATACTTAATGACAATGGACTGGGACAAGCCCAACCCTATGACTTTTGTACGCCTCCAAAGATGATGGACTACAGCCAACAGTTGGGATGCTGTCTAACCGATTGCCTGGATAAGCTGGATAAGAAGGATCATCCAACGGATGTAGTGCTCGACATGGATCTACCCACATCACCCTTATCACCGCCAGCGGCTTATGccagtcatcatcatcagcagcagcagcaacaacagcagcagcagcagcagcagcagctgatcAGAAAGCAGCATCGTTCCTTTGATGCTGGCGTGGATGAAGTGGTCGACAATGGGCCCAATCGGCAGGCAAACCACTCGTCAGCCGATATTCAAATGGATCGCTCTCGTTTGTTCTTCAAATCGTTGCCAAATCTCAGCAGCAGCTGTGAAAGTCTCATCAAAAAGTGA
- the LOC6638551 gene encoding rhythmically expressed gene 2 protein, whose translation MRSLKRFRLITFDVTNTLLQFRTSPGKQYGEIGALFGARCDNNDLAKNYKANWYKMNRDYPNFGRDSCSSTTTPKMEWQQWWRKLIAGTFAESGSGISDEKLDNFTNHLLELYKTTICWQPCNGSLELLNFLSKDIKSINSDLQLGVIANFDPRLDVLLKNTKIDRYLDFALNSYDAHVEKPQKEIFDKAIEKSGLANLKPDECLHIGDGPTTDYLGAKEAGWHSALIHERSYPYLVKKYGEDINRNHIYPSLYDFHKKLTDDQVVW comes from the exons ATGCGCAGCCTAAAACGTTTTCGTTTGATCACCTTCGATGTGACAAACACTCTGCTGCAGTTTCGCACCAGTCCCGGCAAGCAATATGGAGAGATTGGCGCCCTATTTGGGGCACGGTGTGATAACAATGATCTGGCCAAGAATTACAAGGCCAACTG GTACAAAATGAATCGGGATTATCCAAACTTTGGACGAGACTCTTGCTCCTCAACGACAACACCCAAGATGGAATGGCAGCAATGGTGGCGAAAGCTGATAGCAG GAACCTTTGCTGAGAGCGGCTCGGGCATATCGGATGAAAAGCTAGACAACTTCACCAATCATCTGCTAGAGCTATATAAAACGACAATCTGCTGGCAACCATGCAATGGCAGCCTCGAGCTACTGAACTTCCTTAGCAAAGACATCAAATCGATTAATTCGGATCTTCAATTGGGTGTTATAGCCAACTTCGATCCGCGTCTGGATGTCTTACTCAAGAATACGAAGATCGATAGATATTTGGATTTCGCCCTCAATTCGTATGACGCGCATGTGGAGAAACCACAAAAGGAGATCTTTGACAAGGCCATAGAAAAGTCGGGTCTAGCGAATCTTAAGCCCGATGAATGTCTGCATATTGGAGATGGCCCCACAACCGACTACCTGGGGGCCAAAGAGGCTGGTTGGCATTCGGCGTTAATTCATGAGCGCAGCTATCCATATTTGGTTAAAAAGTACGGCGAGGATATCAATAGGAATCACATCTATCCCAGTCTATATGATTTCCATAAGAAATTGACGGATGATCAAGTGGTTTGGTGA